Proteins from a single region of Macrotis lagotis isolate mMagLag1 chromosome 2, bilby.v1.9.chrom.fasta, whole genome shotgun sequence:
- the LOC141515022 gene encoding PRELI domain containing protein 3B-like has translation MKIWMSEHVFDHPWETVTTAAMQKYPNRMNPSVVGVVDVLDRHIDPTGKLNSHRLLSKEWGMPSIVKLLIGAARTKTYVQEHSVVDPVEKTMELKYTNISFTNMVSVDERRIYKPHPQEPGKTILTQEAIITVKGMSLSSYLEGLMESTISSNAMEWVINKLNAEIEELTASARGSMRTPMAAAAFVEK, from the coding sequence ATGAAGATTTGGATGTCGGAGCACGTCTTTGACCACCCATGGGAAACAGTTACAACAGCTGCTATGCAGAAATATCCAAATCGTATGAATCCAAGTGTCGTTGGAGTTGTTGATGTGTTAGATAGACATATAGATCCCACTGGGAAATTGAATAGCCATAGACTTCTCAGCAAGGAATGGGGCATGCCTTCTATTGTAAAGTTGCTTATCGGGGCAGCAAGAACCAAAACATATGTGCAAGAACATTCTGTAGTTGATCCTGTAGAGAAAACAATGGAACTTAAATACACTAATATTTCGTTTACTAATATGGTTTCGGTAGATGAGAGACGTATATATAAACCACATCCTCAAGAACCAGGAAAGACCATTTTGACTCAAGAAGCCATAATCACTGTGAAAGGAATGAGCCTTAGTAGTTATCTAGAAGGACTGATGGAAAGTACAATATCATCTAATGCTATGGAGTGGGTAATTAACAAATTAAATGCTGAGATTGAAGAGTTGACTGCTTCAGCAAGAGGAAGCATGAGGACACCTATGGCCGCAGCAGCATTTGTAGAGAAATGA